The Labrus mixtus chromosome 14, fLabMix1.1, whole genome shotgun sequence nucleotide sequence CCTATTTGGACATGTGGGAGGACCCCtcccaaatatggtcacttcatTAGACAAAATGTTATGACTGAAAACATGAACAGCCCACTCTTGAGAAATAACGTTGAGAAGAAGGCATGGTTCCCGGCTGGATCAGAGTCAGATATTAACCTTTATGTATCCGCATTGAGCTATTTAGAGATTTATTAAAGCTGCACTAACTGATTctgaccaccagggggcggagCCACGAATACCTGCTGATGTGATGTTTACTGACCTATATGTTCCAACAAGTCAAAAATCAGAAATTACTACCATCGTGTGTCCAGGACTTTTTTAACGTGTCCGTTTGATATTAttagatttttactagaatcacaTCGAAGTTTGATATTTGGGTATCGTGACGAAACTTGTCTGTGGTCAATCATCATTAGAGGAACAGTCTGTCAGTTTGTGAGCGCTCTGTTGAACACATCCTGAGTGGGtcagtaaacacaacacagacaggaaacagttagGCCCcatgtccacctggcgttttttcCGGGCAAAAAAACGCTGGCCACTTGCATGAAGCGTCTGGGAGCTGCACGTGCATcccgtctccatgacaacagtctgttgacgaTGGCCGCTGTATGACGGACTCTGCTCTGTTGCTTTTTAATGTATGTTTATATGAGATCGCTTTTTTCCCAATCAGACACGAAGCAAGGAAGATGTGGGTACAAACATGATCCGTAGGAGACAAAAATACGGGgtatatcaaacattttgaaaaaaaccgcttgtgacgtcaacagcgcctttctgaaaagttgaaagttttccaaGCGCtcagagcggccgcacaaaaaaaggCGGAGCTCGGAAAGAAGACTTtgagccgcctgctgctgcaaacactctctcctcaatgggaacatttatttttaaagacgGCAgcgtttataaaaaaaaaaaagaaaatgccagGTGTGCATGGGGCCTTTTTCACAAAGTCTTAAAGAGTTCGGCAGTTTGCATGTCAGGCACGAATGACAGCATGGAAGGTCATTGAAAATATCCTGGATGATCCGACGTGTGTAAGAGCTTCATTAACGTCTGGAGGAAGCTGAGCAGAAATATTTATCTTACTATGACACGCGTGATTTAAAGGGGCAGTACGGCTGTCTCCCGATTGGCTGAAGCCCCTGTAGATAGAAGCTTTAGTGTGTTTAATGTCAGTAGGAGAAATCAGTGAGAGGACTGcaatgtgtgcagcacaaaacaaaccaatGATGTCATGTAGAGAAGAACCAAAAATGTCCaataaagtgaagaaaatgCTCTGAGTGTGTCGCTTTAATCATGTGATTTGATTGGATGATAGCTTATGCTACATTAGCTTCATGTCCTGTTAGCATATCCTGATGAAAGTGAAGCTTCGTCCATTGTTTGTAtctgtgggggaggggctatCTGTGTAGACGCTGACGCTGATCTGAAATGAGACGGTCCGGTCTCCAGACAGTTCTCCGTCAGCATCAGAAGGCGACCCCGCCCTCACGTTGCGGACGCACTCCTCAAAGAACCATTTTGAAACTCTCACATCGAGTTACAACGCATGTccaaactaaacgtgggcaaagtttcagatcatgaggtaaacgaaTGTTGGAGTGATCCCaagatgagtctgcagagggcgctaaacgacTTGTCCTGATAAACACGCCATAGTCCCCCAATATATGAAACCATATAGAAACAGATCAAAGAATCAAAGTCATTTAAGGCTCAGATTTGTTTTATCACTTCTCTCTGCCCCTCCTTTAGTTCTccagcgcccccctgtggaGTCTTCTGTCTGTGTTCTTTCATCTGAGCAGGTGATCAGGTAAAGAAAGGTTTGAATGGGAGTGGGCGGAGCTTCAGCTTCAGGCtgtcacagtttgtttgtgattacttCAGTTCAAACTGGTCTCAGTTTAAACTCTGCAGGCTGTTTGACAGGAAAACACCTGCAGGCCTCAGGTGTGcctgtgtgcgcgcgcgcgcgcgtgtgtgtgtgtgtgtgtgtgtttgtgtgtgtgtgtgtgtgtgtgtgtgtatgtgtgcgtgtgtgtgtgtgtgtgtgtgtgtgtgtgtgtgtgtgtgtgtgtgtgtgtgtgtgtgtgtgtgtgtgtgtgtgtgtggaggaggggggggggtcctggGTCCTGGATCTAACCTGTACCACTGTGGGTTATCAGTAACTTTATTAATAACTGATCAATTACTGGAGCTAAATGTTGACATGAAGGGCTACATATAAGAAGTCATAACGATGGAACccagtttttaaaacagttaaaagaaagaaaaaagggagagaaaaggagatagtgtgtgtgtgtgtgtgtgtgtgtggggggggggggggggggggggggggggtgtattaCGTCAACCCGTCCGCGTGCTGCTGCCGGCTGTTTCCTCGCgccacatccatccatcaatcaactACTCGAGCAGCCGAAAAGAGAGCGACCCAAGCAAAGACGCATCTGATAGAAGGTGAGTCCAGATctcatttaataaaaacacgTTTTACATCTTGACTTGAGTTAAAGGGAAGTTCCCGCGCGTGACAGATAAAACTTTATcacttctgtctgtgtttgaatgtctgGAGGTAAACTCGGTCGACACAGTGTCACCAGGTAACAGCTGTTCTTAATTCAAACACCTGTTTGTAAGTATTGGTTCCGACCCTGACGGGACATTTGATGGATTCACgaaaaactttaaaacttaTTAAAGGTGTCAAAACTTTAAACAGGAGCcagaataatttatttaatgttgGCCGAATTAAAGAATAGACTCCGATTTTATTAAATGTCAAGAATGTTACTCTTCCTGATGTAAAGAATAACATGTCAGACCCTCATCAGACGTCAGACCCTGATCATGTCAGACCTGAAACATGTCAGACCTGAAACATGTCAGACCCGGAACATGTCAGCCTTGAAGTtctatagaaaaaaaatcaacattttaagaGTCGACCCATCAAACTCTTTGTGTTCATCTTATCGAAACATTTTAATGCACTTCATGATGCTGTGTGACCTTTGTTTACCTTTTCATCGCGGATATGTGACGTCATTGGTCGGTCCAGTTTCAGATAGACATTAAAACATGAGGAGAGATGAGCACGTGACCAGTTGGCGGTTACTGGTTTCACTGGAAACTTGTttactggctttttttttcttcaaaacaaacagtgtgtgtgtgtgtgtgtgtgtgtgtgtgtgtgtgtgtgtgtgtgtgtgagggaaacAGAGCAGCCTGTTTCTATACTCATGTTACCATGGTAATCAGTTGATTAGATTTAGGCTGGTATGAAGGCATCccagagagtaaaaaaaagtctttttgTTAAGAAAAAATGGGATGGGGtagatgggataatatgcagaaaggatttcttctttgtattcctctcctTCCTGATGTCtacacttcctcgccgctgaggttGGGGTCGGAGCAGGCTGTTCATGAAGGAGgatggcggtggttgtgggaacgacacagtctgatggtggttaatgtaaagaagaatgaaaaattaaaatgttccagTAATTATGGGTATAATGACATTTAcctttctcctccatctctcctccatctctcctccatcactcctccatctctcctccatctctcctccatcactcctccatctctcctccatctctcctccatcactcctccatctctcctccatctctcctccatcactcctccatctctcctccatctctcctccatctctcctccatcactcctccatctctcctccatcactcctccatctctcctccatctctcctccatcactcctccatctctccttcaGGATGAGTGATTACCCTCCCCCGTACGGTCCTCACACCCACGCCTACCCTCCAGGTTTGTCtctaaaagtttaaattaaaaacttcAGCTCACTCCGATCTCAGGTTTTTATAattagtttttaaatatttgattttactttaattcatttaaaaatatatattttattggtAATGAGAAGTGCTTTAACAGCTGATTGATGTAAACAGTGCaggttgtcatggaaacagtgACATGTGACCTCTCGccgtttctctgcagctctcggCCCTCAGCCCCCAGCATTCCCCGGCTCCTCCTACCAGGTACCCACTACCCAGCATGCACTGCTGCAgcctcttcttctgttgttaaaaaaaatcctgtgttaccatgacaaccccACCTGTCTCCTCTGCAGACCTTCCCTCAGAACTACACAGGAGGAGCAGGCGGCTATCCACCTGGGCCCGAAGGGGCCTACATGAACCAGCCAGGATACCAGGGCTACCAGAGCGGGCCCCACGGACACTACGGAGAGCAGGCTAGACCCAACACCACAggtaggtcaaaggtcaaccaGATCCTCATCATAGCCACAACTTGCTGGTCATTTATATtctataaatgttttaaagtttaaaaaagtaaacagattgattcatgactctctctctctcttagtggTCGTGGTCGAGCAGCAGCGGCCCCGTGAAGAGGAGAGCGGCGCTGAGGATGGCTTCCTGGCGGGGTGTTACgctgctctgtgctgctgctgcctcatgGACATGCTGAGCGACGACCACTCTAGCTGTGACGACTTTTAATGAGCGATGACCACTCCCACTGTGACGACTATCACTGAGCAATGACCACTCCCACTGTGCCGACCACTCCCACTGTGCCGACCACTCCCACTGTGACGACCACTCCCATTGTGACGACCACTCAGACAGTGACAACCACTCAAACTGTGATGACCACTCCCACTGTGACGACCACTCCCCCTGTGACGACCACTCAAACTGTGATGACCACTCCCACTGTGACGACCACACCCACTGTGACGTCCACTCCCACTGTGACGACCACTCAGACCATGACGACCACGCCCACTGTGACGTCCACTCCCACTGTGACGTCCACTCCCACTGTGACGACCACTCAAACTGTGATAACCACTCCCACTGTGACGACCACTAAGACCGTGACGACCACTCCCACTGTGACGACCACTCAAACTGTGATGACCACTCCCACTGTGACGACCACTAAGACTGTGACGACCACTCAAACTGTGACGACCACTCCCACTGTGACGTCCACTCCCACTGTGACGACCACTCCCACTGTGACGACCACTAAGACTGTGACGACCACTCAAACTGTGACGACCACACCCACTGTGACGTCCACTCCCACTGTGACGACCACTAAGACTGTGACGTCCACTCCCACTTTGACGACCACTCCGACTgctaaaacaaataagaaatgatttttaaaaagtgtaaaaaaaaatgttttgatgtataAGAAGGTTTTTAGTCTTCACCTTTTGAAGGACGGGTTTTCTGATTGGACAAAGATTGATTAATACGTGGTAgttatttcctgtttctgtggttGTTTAATCGAGCGCtgtaattaaaacaaagttCAGATCAGAAGGCTGAGTTCATCATCCATCTGTTCATGAACTTCTTCATTAAAGCTCTTGTGAGGgactctttgtttgtgttggttttggCACCCCCTGCTGACAAAGCGGTCTATCTCCTGCTCATGTTGTCACACTCACTTAAGCGACTCATTAGGAACAGCTCTCTGAATATCCCCGTACAGTTCACTTCACTTGATAGTTCAGGTTTGGTGTTTATTTATCCAGGACAGAAACAGTTGACTGACCGTCACAAGTTTGATGAATGGAATGAAACACTGGACTCACGATACGCTCTGTATCACATTtattcacagtgtgtgtgtgtacacaagtGTTTTTACAGGTGTTTGtgtacagatgtgtttacaggtgtgtgtgtacggtgGCCCAGATGGACATAAAGGAGAGAAAACTTTATCGCCAACAGAGACAAACTCGTGTCTCTACACAGAgctgtcctcctcctgctctgattggtttagCCTCCTGTCAGTCTCTGCTCTCTTATTGGCTCTCCAGAAACCTGcacagacaaaacacaaaacacctgagcatcaaagtgtgtgtgtgtgtgcttgcatgcatgcgtgcgtgcgtgcgtgcgtgcgtgcgtgcgtgcgtgtgtactGACTGTGAGCAGCAGTCAGCAGCAGTGCAGGTATGAAGACGATGAAGGACGCTCTCACTGTGTTCCCGATGAAGCTCAGCAGGCAGTCCAGAGGGTTCACCTGCTGCTGGACGGatgactgaaaacacacacgcacatatttGAGCATATTTGGACATGAGggcagagctggagaggagcgaggaaGTAGTCTTACACAAACTAATGAGGGGCCGTATGTTGGACTCACctgtgcaggtaaacaaactgagtgattgaataaataaatgacgaGCAGTGTTACTGTCatattaatatttaagactactCAGGACGACAGGTGTGTGAGGATTCAAATGAAGAAGCACATTTGCAAAGTAAGCACAGGTGGGATTGTTTCAGTTTGTTACCTGAACCAGCGCCACCACTGGCCCTGTGGTGAGGTctcctgtgacatcacttcctgcctGCTCTGTCACGTCTGTTGTGGTGAAACCtgctgaacagaaaacagagtctcaaaactaaataaataacatttaaaatatttgtcaCAGTAAGATGTCTGATCTGAGTTATACCGGCCCCGCTCCCCCTTCTGCGTCCTGCTCTCACCTGCTGTGGTGGGAGGTGTGTCCAGGTTCCCAGCATGCTCTCTGTCTGACGGCTCAGAGACCGCAGAGCGAGCTGCAGGAGGccagtaaaaacacagaaaaagaagaagaagaagaagaatagtcTGACTAAACTCTGCTGTTTCTGAATATAAAATAACTAGTGTCAGGGTTTGTGGACGTAcgtttgatgatgatgaggtgCACGGTGGACGTTTGGTCGTTGAACAGACCGGGCAGCTGAACTCTGCAGTGATAGAAACCAGAGTCCGACAGGCGAGAGTTCAAgatggacagagaggaggaggaggaggtggagtacctgcagaggagagatgattactgtaaatacagaaatactgttaatgctaaaaataaaaaaacatatttcaaaattTCAGATATCGTATTTACCGTAAGTTCAATAAAAGAAGAGTAAGAAGTGAAGAAGATCGTGAGAAggttaaacagaaaacagatgaagagagctggaggaggttgaggatgaggaggagaaggaggaggagacggcAGAACTCCATCAACATCATTTAAGTTTTCTTTATGTGATCAAGTTAGTTATTTGCCTTTACATCCACGTTACACTTCTAACAGGAGGTGCTGACAGGAGGTGCTGACAGGAGATGCTATTAGTTCAGATCACTATTAATGGAAACagactgatgacatcacacctgtATGACTTCCTGTATGTGGTCTGATCTCCGGCGGTGTTGATCAAGGTGTTGTGGCAGGTGAACAGTGACGGCTCGCCCCGCCCCCAGCACACCTCCACTCCTGTCTGGCTCACCGCCTCTGTACGACACGGCAGCGTAACCCTCCTCCCAGCCAGG carries:
- the LOC132988404 gene encoding cysteine-rich and transmembrane domain-containing protein 1-like, with protein sequence MSDYPPPYGPHTHAYPPALGPQPPAFPGSSYQTFPQNYTGGAGGYPPGPEGAYMNQPGYQGYQSGPHGHYGEQARPNTTVVVVEQQRPREEESGAEDGFLAGCYAALCCCCLMDMLSDDHSSCDDF
- the LOC132988403 gene encoding T-cell immunoglobulin and mucin domain-containing protein 4-like isoform X1; amino-acid sequence: MLSLLLLHSLACVCVLTEIVAGVTTETVVGLAGRRVTLPCRTEAVSQTGVEVCWGRGEPSLFTCHNTLINTAGDQTTYRKSYRYSTSSSSSLSILNSRLSDSGFYHCRVQLPGLFNDQTSTVHLIIIKPRSAVSEPSDREHAGNLDTPPTTAAGFTTTDVTEQAGSDVTGDLTTGPVVALVQSSVQQQVNPLDCLLSFIGNTVRASFIVFIPALLLTAAHSFWRANKRAETDRRLNQSEQEEDSSV
- the LOC132988403 gene encoding hepatitis A virus cellular receptor 1 homolog isoform X2, producing MLSLLLLHSLACVCVLTEIVAGVTTETVVGLAGRRVTLPCRTEAVSQTGVEVCWGRGEPSLFTCHNTLINTAGDQTTYRKSYRYSTSSSSSLSILNSRLSDSGFYHCRVQLPGLFNDQTSTVHLIIIKPRSAVSEPSDREHAGNLDTPPTTAGFTTTDVTEQAGSDVTGDLTTGPVVALVQSSVQQQVNPLDCLLSFIGNTVRASFIVFIPALLLTAAHSFWRANKRAETDRRLNQSEQEEDSSV